One Rosa chinensis cultivar Old Blush chromosome 3, RchiOBHm-V2, whole genome shotgun sequence DNA window includes the following coding sequences:
- the LOC112191606 gene encoding uncharacterized protein LOC112191606, producing the protein MASGSLKSILTAAVNTGVTEARARIFGHVLNPTGLKSAHKILRKKLIGEKVAQWYPHDIRKDDPLIMEAEEKERTNKLEMLKRRGKGPPKKGQGKRSKRKS; encoded by the exons ATGGCGTCTGGCAGTCTAAAGAGCATTTTGACTGCGGCAGTTAATACTGGGGTGACTGAGGCTAGGGCAAGGATATTCGGGCATGTGCTTAACCCGACAGGCTTGAAGTCTGCGCATAAGATTTTGCGCAAGAAGCTGATTGGGGAGAAAGTTGCCCAGTGGTACCCACATGACATTAGGAAAGATGACCCCCTTATCATGGAAGCTGAGGAAAAAGA GCGCACAAACAAGCTTGAAATGTTGAAGCGTCGAGGAAAAGGACCACCCAAGAAGGGTCAAGGAAAGCGTTCCAAGCGCAAGAGCTAG